In Cyanobacteriota bacterium, the following are encoded in one genomic region:
- a CDS encoding NUDIX domain-containing protein: protein MSQEIIKFEVVAAIIIKDRKVLMCRSRGNELYYCPGGKLEPGETEFDAIIRECKEELDIDLIYGSIKKYSRFEADAYGFTQPRIVVMNCYQFEYTGEIKASAEIDDIFWASSMDSERLAPAARVLLEQLVRDSLVL from the coding sequence ATGTCTCAAGAGATAATCAAGTTTGAAGTAGTCGCAGCTATCATAATCAAAGACCGCAAGGTTTTAATGTGCCGCTCGCGTGGCAATGAGCTTTATTATTGCCCAGGCGGCAAGCTTGAACCGGGTGAAACAGAGTTTGATGCAATAATTCGTGAGTGCAAAGAAGAGCTTGATATAGATCTAATTTATGGATCAATTAAAAAATATTCACGATTTGAAGCTGATGCTTATGGCTTCACGCAGCCGCGAATTGTGGTGATGAATTGTTACCAGTTTGAATACACTGGTGAGATTAAAGCAAGCGCTGAGATTGATGATATTTTTTGGGCTTCATCAATGGATAGTGAGAGGCTTGCACCTGCTGCAAGGGTTTTGCTTGAGCAATTAGTCAGAGATTCTTTAGTGCTTTGA
- a CDS encoding sigma-70 family RNA polymerase sigma factor, translated as MAKKRAVATKSMLDDETMTYDAEGSDLDEAGNFDSLAFESVDIDIDTDIISSAASRIKEENENNSNRITESVSPLSDDSVKMYLREIGRVPLLTAKEEIELARRIGEDDIVAKRKLVRHNLRLVVSIAKKYINRGLPFLDLIQEGNLGLIRAAEKFDPERGYKFSTYATWWVRQGITRSLSDKSRTIRVPVHMVETINKFKKIARKLGQELNRRPTEEELAKVMEVSGQKIKEIVAAMRTPVSLESPINNEDDGKLEDFIADSNQSIRPEFAATENLLAEDILRVLDTLTQKEKAVIQLRFGIDSGQERTLEEVGRMLRITRERVRQLEFRALKKLRHPERAIKLRDYLELAL; from the coding sequence ATGGCAAAAAAAAGAGCTGTTGCAACTAAAAGCATGTTAGACGACGAAACTATGACTTATGACGCAGAAGGATCAGACCTTGATGAGGCTGGTAATTTTGATTCGCTAGCATTTGAATCGGTAGATATCGATATCGATACCGATATAATTTCATCTGCGGCTTCAAGAATCAAGGAAGAGAATGAAAACAACAGTAATCGTATTACCGAGAGTGTTTCACCTCTTTCTGATGACTCAGTGAAGATGTATCTTCGTGAGATCGGTAGAGTTCCACTTTTGACTGCAAAAGAAGAAATTGAATTAGCTAGAAGAATTGGCGAAGATGATATTGTTGCCAAACGTAAACTAGTGAGACACAACCTGAGATTGGTTGTATCTATCGCCAAAAAATATATCAACAGAGGATTACCGTTTCTTGATTTAATTCAAGAAGGCAACCTTGGTTTGATCCGTGCTGCTGAGAAGTTTGACCCTGAACGTGGTTACAAATTCTCTACTTATGCTACTTGGTGGGTTAGACAAGGGATCACAAGATCACTCTCTGACAAGTCTAGAACTATTCGTGTACCAGTACACATGGTTGAAACTATCAACAAATTCAAAAAGATCGCTCGTAAGTTAGGTCAAGAACTTAACCGTAGACCGACTGAAGAAGAGCTTGCAAAAGTAATGGAAGTATCTGGTCAAAAGATCAAAGAGATCGTTGCTGCCATGAGAACCCCAGTGAGTCTTGAGTCTCCGATTAATAACGAAGACGACGGTAAGCTAGAGGATTTTATTGCTGATTCAAATCAGTCAATTAGACCAGAGTTTGCTGCTACTGAGAATTTACTTGCAGAGGACATTCTACGTGTACTTGATACTCTTACTCAAAAAGAGAAAGCAGTAATTCAATTACGTTTTGGAATTGATTCTGGACAAGAACGTACTCTTGAAGAAGTTGGTCGTATGCTCCGTATTACTCGCGAGCGTGTTAGACAACTTGAGTTTAGAGCACTCAAAAAACTCAGACATCCTGAGCGTGCTATCAAACTTAGGGACTATCTAGAACTCGCACTTTAA
- the rpmE gene encoding 50S ribosomal protein L31, producing the protein MKTDIHPKTNVIIASCICGAEFELETTLPSLRVEICSSCHPFYAGTDKIIDTAGRIDKFQKKYNKGA; encoded by the coding sequence ATGAAAACAGACATTCATCCAAAAACTAATGTAATTATAGCTAGCTGCATTTGCGGAGCTGAATTTGAATTAGAAACAACACTTCCATCACTAAGGGTTGAGATATGTTCTAGCTGCCACCCATTTTATGCTGGTACTGACAAAATTATTGATACTGCTGGTAGAATCGACAAATTCCAAAAGAAATACAACAAAGGCGCATAA